One window from the genome of Corvus moneduloides isolate bCorMon1 chromosome 9, bCorMon1.pri, whole genome shotgun sequence encodes:
- the TMEM61 gene encoding transmembrane protein 61, which translates to MAAASFRYGLTITGAVLLVTGTLCFAWWSDGEVGSGSGARLLPPREAEAVPSSSSSSALLRSVSFFCCGIGGILLIFGLLWSVKANARVVSRRYQYHFPRDLQYFTAEPPEKWNCSTWDASAIPTYEEALTCRPAHGAPAYVQPPGRKEELTPPLYRYLEEDEGWQGGRRRSSSDSALFRPSPSWLDAPHPEEPQATPPPSYENISVRGSELGQPGPGLCGWLPSPSALN; encoded by the exons ATGGCAGCCGCCTCTTTCCGCTACGGCCTGACCATCACGGGGGCCGTGCTGCTGGTGACAGGGACACTGTGCTTTGCCTGGTGGAGTGACGGGGAGGTGGGCTCTGGCAGCGGGGCTCGCCTCCTGCCTCCCCGGGAAGCCGAGGCcgttcccagctcctcctcctccagcgcCCTGCTCCGCTCCGTCAGCTTCTTCTGCTGCGGCATCGGTGGCATCCTCCTCATCTTCGGCCTCCTCTGGTCCGTCAAGGCCAACGCCAGGGTGGTGTCCCGGCGCTACCAGTACCATTTCCCCAGGGACCTGCAGTACTTCACGGCGGAGCCTCCGGAGAAGTGGAACTGCAG CACCTGGGACGCCAGCGCCATCCCCACCTATGAAGAAGCCCTGACCTGCAGACCTGCCCACGGCGCCCCGGCCTACGTGCAGCCGCcggggaggaaggaggagctCACGCCGCCCCTGTACCGCTACCTGGAGGAGGACGAGGGCTGGCAGGGCGGCCGCCGGCGCAGCTCCTCCGACAGCGCCTTGTTCCGCCCCAGCCCGTCTTGGCTGGACGCGCCGCACCCCGAGGAGCCGCAGGCAACGCCTCCCCCCAGCTATGAGAACATCAGCGTCCGGGGGtctgagctggggcagcccGGGCCGGGACTCTGCGGGTGGCTGCCCAGTCCCTCAGCTTTAAACTGA